ACGTGGAGGGTCGATAGGTGGTGTGTTTGTGGCACCGTTTCGGTGCCGCAGATGGGGTTACCAGCCGCGTTCCGCCAAACGGTGCGGCTGCGGAATTTCGTCCACGTTAATACCAACCATGGCTTCCCCGAGTCCGCGGGAAACATCGGCGATGATCTTTGGATCGTCAAAGTGTTGGGTTGCTTGCACGATGGCTTTTGCCCGCTGTTCTGGATTGCCGGATTTGAAAATACCGGAGCCAACAAATACGCCTTCGGCACCCATTTGCATCATCATTGCGGCATCGGCCGGGGTGGCGATACCGCCAGCGGTAAACAGCACAACTGGAAGTTTCCCAGTTTCGGCGACTTCCCGCACCAGTTCGTATGGCGCCTGCATCTCTTTCGCCGCAACATAGAGTTCGTCTTTCGCCATGCTGGTAAGCCGGTTGATCTCGGCGCGGATGGTGCGCATGTGGGTTACCGCATTGGAAACATCGCCGGTGCCAGCCTCCCCCTTGGAGCGGATCATTGCAGCACCTTCATTGATGCGACGCAACGCTTCACCCAGGTTCGTAGCACCACAAACAAAGGGCACAGTGAAGTCAAATTTGTCGATGTGGTTGGCGTAGTCGGCGGGGGTGAGCACCTCGGATTCGTCAATGAAGTCCACGCCGAGCGATTCTAGGACTTGTGCTTCGACGAAGTGGCCGATGCGGGCTTTCGCCATCACCGGGATTGACACGGCGTTGATGATGCCTTCGATCATGTCCGGATCGCTCATCCGGGACACGCCCCCCTGGGCGCGGATATCGGCCGGCACCCGCTCGAGTGCCATAACAGCGGTAGCTCCGGCATCTTCAGCGATCTTGGCTTGTTCCGGGGTGACAACGTCCATAATGACGCCGCCTTTGAGCATTTCTGCTAGACCCCGCTTAACGCGGGCGGTACCGTGGGCAGCAGTTGGGGCATTCACGTGACTGAAATTCTCCTGGTCGTCGGAAAGTCTGTACTGATTTGCGGTGTCACCTGGGTCGGTCGGTGGCTGTATCAAGCCATAACCGGCGCCGCCTCAGATCACCAACCCAGGTTGTCCGCCTGGTTGTGCTGCAAACGACTGCGATGAGGTTGGCAAACACCACAGCAGTGTGTTTTCCGATAGTGGTGGGTTGTGGAAAAGAAGGTATCAATACGGAAGGTTGATAGCCGATGTTTCGTACCGACCAATCCACCCATGGCGCCGGTCGCTGCTGTTGCAACGACCGGGGATGGCTGCACTGGTTGGCAAGTATTGTCCTTGGGCACAAAGTCTAGCCTGTCGCATGGTGCGTTGTCGTTACTGCCCCACCTGTTTCCATGTTGTATCGTGACCAGAACTGGGAGGCGACCGTCAGGCACCCAGCCGAAGTGTGGGGCTTGTAGCCTGCTACGACAACACCACCCCTGCAGGGCGGCGGGCACCGCAGAGGCTCCAATTGTGGTTGGCTTCGCCGCACAAGGATCAGCCCCACCACAGTACTGGCTATCGGGTTGCATTTTCGGTGATCGGTTAGCACTTGTCAGATTGGGAATCTCCATGCGG
The Corynebacterium choanae DNA segment above includes these coding regions:
- the pdxS gene encoding pyridoxal 5'-phosphate synthase lyase subunit PdxS, coding for MNAPTAAHGTARVKRGLAEMLKGGVIMDVVTPEQAKIAEDAGATAVMALERVPADIRAQGGVSRMSDPDMIEGIINAVSIPVMAKARIGHFVEAQVLESLGVDFIDESEVLTPADYANHIDKFDFTVPFVCGATNLGEALRRINEGAAMIRSKGEAGTGDVSNAVTHMRTIRAEINRLTSMAKDELYVAAKEMQAPYELVREVAETGKLPVVLFTAGGIATPADAAMMMQMGAEGVFVGSGIFKSGNPEQRAKAIVQATQHFDDPKIIADVSRGLGEAMVGINVDEIPQPHRLAERGW